A stretch of the Rosa rugosa chromosome 5, drRosRugo1.1, whole genome shotgun sequence genome encodes the following:
- the LOC133712338 gene encoding uncharacterized protein LOC133712338, giving the protein MATEMSCVWMRRILLRSNPLPLHKAPTLSSRFLKHSPPLLIPLVSSHRLSFSTATTACSLPDTLASVDDTAPAFGEPSFTFTAGVSNKSSKVLLKGMRYDELEKWVQSQGYRPGQAMMLWKRLYGNYIWAHHSDQLEGLNKDFRKMLSENAEFKALSLKQIITAADGTRKILFTLEDGMVIETVVIPSDSSRNTVCVSSQVGCGMNCQFCYTGRMGLRRHLTAAEIVEQAVFARSLLTSEVGEITNVVFMGMGEPLHNIDNVIKAADIMVDDQGLHFSPRKITVSTSGLVPQLRRYLRESNCAIAVSLNATTDEVRNWIMPINRKYNIAVLLRTLKEELRFKNNYKVLFEYVMLAGVNDSIEDARRLADLVQGIPCKINLISFNPHSGSHFRPTSDEKMVEFRNYLAGAGRVVFMRPSRGDDQMAACGQLGKPGEIQAPMLRVPEKFKTATQVVV; this is encoded by the exons ATGGCAACGGAGATGAGCTGCGTGTGGATGAGACGAATCCTACTCCGATCGAACCCTCTACCTCTCCACAAGGCTCCCACTCTCTCCTCTCGATTCCTGAAACACTCACCACCGCTCCTCATTCCTCTCGTTTCGTCCCACCGCCTCTCGTTTTCCACAGCCACCACCGCTTGTTCTCTCCCAGACACTCTCGCCTCCGTCGACGACACTGCCCCCGCTTTTGGTGAGCCTTCGTTTACGTTTACAGCTGGAGTCTCGAACAAAAGCTCGAAGGTGCTTCTTAAAGGGATGCGATACGATGAGCTTGAG AAATGGGTTCAATCACAAGGCTACAGGCCCGGCCAAGCTATGATGCTATGGAAACGTCTCTATGGGAATTATATTTGGGCGCATCACAGTGATCAGTTGGAAG GTTTAAACAAAGATTTTAGGAAGATGTTGAGTGAGAATGCCGAGTTCAAGGCATTGTCTTTGAAGCAAATTATTACCGCAGCGGATGGAACTAGGAAG ATTTTATTCACTTTGGAAGATGGGATGGTGATTGAAACCGTTGTCATACCTTCTGATAGTAGCAGGAATACTGTTTGTGTTTCAAGTCAAGTGGGCTGTGGCATGAATTGCCAGTTCTGCTACACCGGCAG GATGGGTCTAAGGAGACATCTGACTGCAGCTGAGATTGTAGAGCAGGCTGTATTTGCGCGATCCCTGCTCACAAGTGAAGTTGGCGAGATTACCAATGTTGTATTCATG GGAATGGGAGAACCGCTTCACAACATTGACAATGTTATTAAAGCTGCAGACATTATGGTGGATGATCAAGGCCTTCATTTCAGTCCTCGCAAGATAACTGTTTCAACAAGTGGGCTTGTCCCTCAGCTGAGGCGTTACCTCAGAGAGTCTAATTGTGCTATAGCTGTTAGTTTGAATGCAACTACGGATGAG GTCAGAAACTGGATCATGCCAATTAACCGGAAGTATAATATAGCTGTGCTTCTTCGGACTCTTAAAGAGGAACTTCGCTTCAAGAATAACTACAAAGTTCTTTTTGAATATGTAATGCTTGCAGGAGTAAATGACAG CATTGAGGATGCAAGGAGGCTTGCTGATCTCGTTCAGGGCATTCCATGCAAGATCAACCTTATCTCATTTAATCCTCATAGCGGATCCCATTTCAGACCAACCAGTGACGAGAAAATGGTTGAGTTCAGAAATTATTTGGCTGGAGCAGGCCGCGTTGTTTTCATGCGGCCGAGTAGAGGCGATGATCAGATGGCGGCCTGTGGTCAGCTTGGCAAACCTGGCGAAATCCAGGCTCCCATGCTCCGCGTGCCAGAGAAGTTCAAAACGGCGACCCAAGTGGTAGTGTGA
- the LOC133712337 gene encoding uncharacterized protein LOC133712337 isoform X1 yields MAAMANDFQDRRNLKLVHDNVHGIVYLEPLSLNFIDTEQFQRLRDLKQLGLTSMVYPGAVHSRFEHSLGVYWLAGEAINKIKTYQGEELGIDSFDVRTVKLAGLLHDIGHGPFSHMFESAFLPRLHSGDKWSHEDMSVKMIDYIVDEHHIDIDSEELKRVKDLILASSKHEAQNAAPEKQFLYDIVANGRTGIDVDKFDYIERDSRACGIGCNFHFERLMETMRVMEDEICYCASEYLTINKLFMTRANLHRTVYTHAKVKAIELMAVDALCKANAELGIADSIHKPSEFWKLDDSILKKIETSDNPELKEARDLILRIRRRDLYQFCNELTVPKDRLHYFNDITAKDIICSQKAGNVTLQEEDVVVITVKIDLTNDRNSPLERVHFFNDYESTDKFRIQVDRVSHLLPAFYQDKIVRVYSKKPNLVAAVADAFENYQLKTYGRIVQVHSTPEKKKKRTARSLALQ; encoded by the exons ATGGCGGCTATGGCGAACGACTTTCAGGATCGCCGGAATTTGAAGCTAGTTCACGATAACGTTCACGGCATCGTCTACCTCGAGCCG CTCTCCTTGAATTTTATTGACACTGAACAGTTTCAGAG GCTTCGTGATCTGAAGCAACTTG GTCTGACCAGCATGGTTTACCCTGGAGCTGTACATTCTAGATTTGAGCATTCACTTGGGGTGTATTGGCTTGCTGGTGAAGCTATCAATAAAATCAAAACTTACCAA GGCGAGGAGCTTGGAATTGACAGCTTTGATGTGAGAACAGTAAAACTTGCTG GACTACTGCATGATATTGGCCATGGGCCTTTCAGCCACATGTTTGAGAGCGCATTTCTTCCTCGGCTTCATTCTGGTGACAAATG GTCCCATGAGGATATGTCTGTGAAGATGATTGACTACATTGTCGACGAGCACCACATTGACATTGATTCTGAAGAGCTAAAGAGAGTGAAG GACCTGATCCTGGCTAGCTCTAAACATGAGGCACAGAAT GCTGCACCAGAAAAGCAGTTCTTGTATGATATTGTTGCTAATGGACGCACTGGAATAGATGTTGACAA GTTTGATTACATTGAACGTGACTCCCGTGCCTGTGGCATAGGCTGTAATTTTCACTTTGAGAG GCTGATGGAAACTATGCGAGTTATGGAGGATGAGATATGTTACTGTGCTAGTGAAT ATCTGACAATCAACAAGCTGTTTATGACTCGGGCTAATCTGCATCGGACTGTCTATACGCATGCAAAAGTGAAG GCTATTGAACTCATGGCTGTTGATGCTCTGTGCAAAGCAAATGCTGAACTTGGGATTGCAGACTCCATTCACAAACCATCTGAATTCTGGAAG TTAGATGATTCAATTCTGAAGAAAATTGAAACGTCTGACAACCCTGAACTGAAGGAGGCAAGGGATTTGATCTTACGCATTCGAAGAAGGGATCTCTACCAG TTCTGCAATGAGTTAACTGTTCCAAAGGACAGACTACATTACTTCAATGATATTACAGCCAAAGATATAATTTGTTCTCAG AAAGCTGGCAATGTTACACTACAGGAGGAAGATGTGGTTGTGATCACTGTTAAAATTGATTTGACTAATGACAGGAACAGCCCTCTTGAAAG AGTCCATTTCTTCAAT GACTATGAGAGTACTGATAAATTCCGAATCCAAGTTGATCGTGTAAGTCACTTGCTTCCTGCATTTTATCAAGACAAGATAGTCAGGGTCTACTCCAAGAAGCCAAACCTG GTTGCAGCAGTTGCAGATGCTTTTGAGAATTATCAGCTGAAGACATATGGGAGGATAGTACAAGTACATTCAACTccggagaaaaagaaaaaaagaactgCACGAAGCTTAGCGCTGCAGTGA
- the LOC133712337 gene encoding uncharacterized protein LOC133712337 isoform X2, with the protein MVYPGAVHSRFEHSLGVYWLAGEAINKIKTYQGEELGIDSFDVRTVKLAGLLHDIGHGPFSHMFESAFLPRLHSGDKWSHEDMSVKMIDYIVDEHHIDIDSEELKRVKDLILASSKHEAQNAAPEKQFLYDIVANGRTGIDVDKFDYIERDSRACGIGCNFHFERLMETMRVMEDEICYCASEYLTINKLFMTRANLHRTVYTHAKVKAIELMAVDALCKANAELGIADSIHKPSEFWKLDDSILKKIETSDNPELKEARDLILRIRRRDLYQFCNELTVPKDRLHYFNDITAKDIICSQKAGNVTLQEEDVVVITVKIDLTNDRNSPLERVHFFNDYESTDKFRIQVDRVSHLLPAFYQDKIVRVYSKKPNLVAAVADAFENYQLKTYGRIVQVHSTPEKKKKRTARSLALQ; encoded by the exons ATGGTTTACCCTGGAGCTGTACATTCTAGATTTGAGCATTCACTTGGGGTGTATTGGCTTGCTGGTGAAGCTATCAATAAAATCAAAACTTACCAA GGCGAGGAGCTTGGAATTGACAGCTTTGATGTGAGAACAGTAAAACTTGCTG GACTACTGCATGATATTGGCCATGGGCCTTTCAGCCACATGTTTGAGAGCGCATTTCTTCCTCGGCTTCATTCTGGTGACAAATG GTCCCATGAGGATATGTCTGTGAAGATGATTGACTACATTGTCGACGAGCACCACATTGACATTGATTCTGAAGAGCTAAAGAGAGTGAAG GACCTGATCCTGGCTAGCTCTAAACATGAGGCACAGAAT GCTGCACCAGAAAAGCAGTTCTTGTATGATATTGTTGCTAATGGACGCACTGGAATAGATGTTGACAA GTTTGATTACATTGAACGTGACTCCCGTGCCTGTGGCATAGGCTGTAATTTTCACTTTGAGAG GCTGATGGAAACTATGCGAGTTATGGAGGATGAGATATGTTACTGTGCTAGTGAAT ATCTGACAATCAACAAGCTGTTTATGACTCGGGCTAATCTGCATCGGACTGTCTATACGCATGCAAAAGTGAAG GCTATTGAACTCATGGCTGTTGATGCTCTGTGCAAAGCAAATGCTGAACTTGGGATTGCAGACTCCATTCACAAACCATCTGAATTCTGGAAG TTAGATGATTCAATTCTGAAGAAAATTGAAACGTCTGACAACCCTGAACTGAAGGAGGCAAGGGATTTGATCTTACGCATTCGAAGAAGGGATCTCTACCAG TTCTGCAATGAGTTAACTGTTCCAAAGGACAGACTACATTACTTCAATGATATTACAGCCAAAGATATAATTTGTTCTCAG AAAGCTGGCAATGTTACACTACAGGAGGAAGATGTGGTTGTGATCACTGTTAAAATTGATTTGACTAATGACAGGAACAGCCCTCTTGAAAG AGTCCATTTCTTCAAT GACTATGAGAGTACTGATAAATTCCGAATCCAAGTTGATCGTGTAAGTCACTTGCTTCCTGCATTTTATCAAGACAAGATAGTCAGGGTCTACTCCAAGAAGCCAAACCTG GTTGCAGCAGTTGCAGATGCTTTTGAGAATTATCAGCTGAAGACATATGGGAGGATAGTACAAGTACATTCAACTccggagaaaaagaaaaaaagaactgCACGAAGCTTAGCGCTGCAGTGA